The sequence acccACCATGGCTGATAATTAGTACTACCAGTAATCCCATAACCACCTCGTCCGCAAAAGGATAACTTAACAGTGGCAATAAAATGAAGAAGTTGCACAAACCTGATTTGCAGATGTTTCCAATCTTCTCGAATTTTGCTAAGTCTTCTTCGTCCTTAATGAATTGCTTGAGCTGGCTAAGTCCCTTCTCTGCGTCAAACAGACCTTTGGCATCCAGCTGATAAGAAGGAAATCAATTATAGTTAGAGTATCCCGATTTCGTTGTTATTATGAATGAGTTCTCAATGGggattttcaaaattcaacAAGTTACCTCTAGAATCATTTCGAACAGCCGAGTTTAGAAGGactatatgtaaatatataatgcTTTATGTAATGCTATCCGTATTGGACACTGGTAgggtttattattttgtaagattAAATACACGTATCAATGAAGTGAGCACAGCGATCACAACAAAATTTCAATATAAGTACAATACATACCGTTTCAGTTTTCTTCATAAGGCATCCCAAGAAGCAGGGCTTGATATCGTCAGCGTTGCCAGATTCCTTCGCTGCTTCAATATCCTTCTCGCTGACACCATGTTCTTCAGAACATTCTGCTAATATGGGCGCCATTGCTGCACGGAATGCCTCTTTTTCTTCTTCGGATATAGCAGCATGCTAGAATAGTAAAGgagttttataaaacaaatactcaAATTGGTCAGTGTGGATGGTAACGTTGTAATATAGTATGGTCTTTATCTGGTAAGACCAGAAGAAGATACTGAGGTAAACCCGGCTTGAAATAATGCGGTAAAAAAGGAAAGTGGATGGAGAATGGCAAAAGAGAATTTAAATCTTTATCATGAGAAGGATCACGTTCTAGATCAAATGCTCTTTTTAAGAGCACAGGATTGAAACAATGAGGATTGAAGTTTCAGAAATTTTAATCTTCTTCATAGAAGAACTGTGCCTCCACATAAGCTTTGTAGGTAACCAGAAGAAAACTATTAATAGTACTTACGGTATTCTTGGTGAGGCTGGCAGCCACAACACAGAGGACGATGCAAGTGAACTTCGACATGATTGCAATAATCTTTGGCTTTGCACTACTGTTTCTTTGAATGCCCGAAATGATATGCTTTAACCTAAGCCAGTTGcctttttatatcaaaattctgTCGTCAAAATCACGATGATTTTAggcaattattataatatctcaCCAAGGCTTACTCAATGCTATAAGATATAACAAAAAAGCTGTCTTTTCGGAGGTTTTCTAAGTACCTAGTTCCTTGACTAAAgaattttctattgtttcaaCGATTGCTAGAAACAACATATTCCCATTAacacatccaaaaataaactatggtcataataattaattacaataacaatgaCTAGCATAATTTTGACTAGGATTATTTCTTTAAACTGACGTATTTCTATATGCATTTTTTactcaaattaaagaaaatgggAAAGTATTCGGCATTCCGTAATCGTTGTTAATGATAGTTGTGATGTATGCCTACGAATTAAGAGTAAAGTTATGAATCATTTGGGCAAATGAATCTTTGAAACTCTCACTAGAATCACATCAATCAATAGGAGTACGATCCTTCCTACAATCATCACCCAGTTTTTCATTTCCTGCCTCCACAGGTAGTTCGTTAGTCACATAAAGTGTGCAACCGAGAATCTTAATACTAAGAATTTGACTACTACAAGCATTCGAAGTAAGAGATATAAGAGCATGTATTTAGGAATTTAATTCATACTTATCTCTTAATGAGTTTCTACCTTATTGTTTTGCGACAGAAAGTGAATAGTGGCACTTTTCTGGTAGGAAATACCTAAGCATCATAAGGTTTTTTAAAACGCATGTGAAGTTACAATGACAATACTAGATATCCTGTTATCAATTCATTAGTTAGTGGTTGGTCTGGAAGACTTgatagtattttaaattatcggaccatatcgatttatttttataattggattaattatttgaaaatgataTCAAATATGTCTTCAGCATGTACGTAGAGCACATA is a genomic window of Helicoverpa armigera isolate CAAS_96S chromosome 16, ASM3070526v1, whole genome shotgun sequence containing:
- the LOC110379352 gene encoding uncharacterized protein LOC110379352, with protein sequence MSKFTCIVLCVVAASLTKNTHAAISEEEKEAFRAAMAPILAECSEEHGVSEKDIEAAKESGNADDIKPCFLGCLMKKTETLDAKGLFDAEKGLSQLKQFIKDEEDLAKFEKIGNICKSVNEKAVSDGEEGCERAKLLLACFLEHKAEMPF